From Paenibacillus polymyxa, the proteins below share one genomic window:
- a CDS encoding UbiX family flavin prenyltransferase, with amino-acid sequence MKKIIVGISGATGSIFGIRILQKLREAGVQSHLVLSPWAIANIPYETGYTVKDVKAMADAVYSYKDQAARISSGSFRVDGMVVAPCSMKTLASIRIGMADNLLTRSADVILKERKKLLLMTRETPLSSIHLENMLELSRMGVMILPPMPAFYNHPASIEELVDHIVFRALDQFGIVTTAAKRWDGMKQNDSRLHQN; translated from the coding sequence ATGAAGAAAATCATTGTAGGAATATCGGGAGCGACAGGGTCAATCTTTGGTATCCGTATATTGCAAAAATTACGGGAGGCTGGAGTCCAAAGCCATCTGGTGCTATCCCCGTGGGCTATTGCCAACATTCCCTATGAGACAGGCTACACGGTGAAGGATGTGAAGGCAATGGCGGATGCAGTCTACTCGTATAAGGATCAGGCCGCACGTATTTCTAGCGGCTCCTTCCGGGTAGATGGTATGGTCGTCGCTCCTTGCAGTATGAAGACTCTTGCCTCTATTCGTATCGGTATGGCGGACAACCTGCTTACCCGATCAGCGGATGTGATACTGAAGGAGCGAAAGAAGCTGCTGCTCATGACCAGAGAAACACCATTAAGCAGTATCCATCTGGAAAATATGCTGGAGCTGTCACGTATGGGCGTGATGATCCTGCCGCCGATGCCTGCCTTTTATAATCATCCTGCAAGTATCGAGGAATTAGTGGATCATATTGTTTTTCGCGCATTGGATCAGTTCGGTATTGTCACAACCGCAGCCAAACGCTGGGATGGGATGAAGCAGAATGACTCCAGGCTGCACCAGAATTGA
- a CDS encoding LysR family transcriptional regulator: MDLKHLQYFCVIVEEGQITKAARTLNMAQPPLSQQLKNMEDELGVKLIYREGKKWEVTEAGYTLYTRAKRLLAEMEDTCREIGEFENRVIGTLAIGTSSACMSLITEQLSHFHQVYPEVYVKIGHGDTHHLEELLHQNKVDLALLLLPVDDKSYHTIELEGVSFVAVLPCEWADRHPSGEITLQEAASYDLLLGRRTEGYGLYETVIRKFQEHHLIPRVVLDCPEISTILSLVSTGMGITIIPDAGLGQEYGDRFRTLSIKEPFPFTQPAVVWRKDRYLSNAARKFVELLQAGDTKKTVPE; the protein is encoded by the coding sequence GTGGACTTGAAGCATCTGCAATACTTTTGCGTCATCGTGGAGGAAGGGCAAATCACCAAGGCCGCCAGAACGCTCAACATGGCCCAGCCTCCACTGAGTCAACAACTCAAAAATATGGAGGACGAGCTTGGTGTAAAGCTGATTTACCGTGAAGGAAAGAAGTGGGAAGTTACCGAGGCCGGATATACACTGTATACACGCGCCAAAAGATTATTGGCTGAAATGGAGGACACCTGTAGAGAAATTGGGGAGTTTGAAAACAGAGTAATCGGCACACTTGCCATAGGCACGTCATCCGCCTGTATGTCTCTGATTACTGAACAACTCAGTCACTTTCATCAGGTTTATCCAGAGGTATACGTTAAAATAGGACACGGAGACACACATCATCTGGAAGAGCTGCTGCATCAAAATAAAGTCGATCTGGCCCTGCTGCTGCTTCCGGTAGACGACAAATCGTACCATACGATTGAACTGGAGGGCGTTTCTTTTGTTGCGGTTCTTCCGTGTGAATGGGCAGATCGCCATCCCAGTGGGGAAATTACATTACAGGAAGCTGCCAGCTATGACCTCTTGTTGGGACGCCGAACAGAAGGATACGGACTATACGAAACCGTCATCCGCAAATTTCAGGAACACCATCTTATTCCGCGCGTCGTATTGGACTGTCCAGAAATATCGACCATTCTCTCGCTCGTTTCCACAGGCATGGGAATTACCATTATTCCAGACGCTGGCTTGGGACAAGAATACGGGGACAGATTTCGCACACTCTCCATTAAGGAGCCATTCCCTTTCACACAGCCTGCCGTCGTATGGCGCAAGGATCGTTATTTATCCAATGCAGCTCGCAAATTTGTTGAACTGCTACAAGCTGGAGACACGAAAAAGACTGTTCCCGAGTAG